One Gordonia mangrovi genomic region harbors:
- a CDS encoding MBL fold metallo-hydrolase has protein sequence MLITGFPAGMFQTNCYLLANGAGSEAVIIDPGQDAAARVRELLAEYDLTPVAVLLTHGHLDHTWNVTELCDEFSIPAYIHPEDRPMLADPGVGLGQALGGLIGSMEFREPEKVVEFSDGEDVELAGIRISVDLAPGHTKGSVLLGIEVPVGLDEEERAEAADADDSVPEFVPVCFSGDVLFAGSIGRTDLPGGSHQQLLDSIAAKLMPLPDHTQVLPGHGPQTSIGAERAGNPFLVDLPGRGDSTPKKGRFGL, from the coding sequence ATGCTGATCACCGGATTCCCGGCCGGGATGTTCCAGACGAACTGCTACCTCCTCGCCAACGGAGCGGGGTCGGAGGCGGTCATCATCGATCCGGGCCAGGATGCCGCGGCCCGGGTGCGTGAACTGCTCGCCGAGTACGACCTGACGCCGGTGGCCGTGCTGCTGACGCACGGGCACCTCGACCACACCTGGAATGTGACCGAGCTGTGCGATGAGTTCTCCATTCCCGCCTACATCCATCCGGAGGACCGGCCGATGCTCGCCGACCCGGGGGTGGGGCTGGGGCAGGCACTGGGCGGTCTGATCGGGTCGATGGAGTTCCGCGAGCCGGAAAAGGTGGTCGAGTTCTCCGACGGTGAGGACGTGGAGCTGGCCGGCATCCGGATCTCGGTGGACCTCGCGCCGGGCCACACCAAGGGTTCGGTGCTGCTGGGAATCGAGGTACCGGTCGGTCTCGACGAGGAGGAGCGGGCGGAGGCGGCCGATGCCGACGACTCGGTGCCCGAATTCGTTCCGGTCTGCTTCTCCGGCGATGTCCTGTTCGCCGGATCGATCGGGCGCACTGATCTCCCCGGCGGTAGCCACCAGCAACTGCTGGACTCGATCGCTGCCAAGCTGATGCCGTTGCCCGATCACACCCAGGTACTGCCGGGGCACGGGCCGCAGACCTCGATCGGCGCCGAGCGCGCCGGCAACCCTTTCCTCGTCGACCTGCCCGGGCGCGGGGATTCCACACCCAAGAAGGGACGTTTCGGACTGTGA
- the hisS gene encoding histidine--tRNA ligase — MSAEFAAPRGVPDYCPPDSADFRRVRDTLTDAARRAGYGHIELPIFEDTALFARGVGESTDVVSKEMYTFADRGDRSVTLRPEGTAGVMRAVIQHGLDRGQLPVKLCYAGPFFRYEKPQTGRYRQLQQVGVEAIGVDDPALDAEVIAVADEGYRRLGLSGFRLEITSLGDAASRGPYREALQQFLFGLDLDEATRRRAEINPLRVLDDKRPEVKEATASAPLLIDHLSEDARAHFDLVLTHLKRLGVPYELNPRLVRGLDYYTKTTFEFVHDGLGAQSGIGGGGRYDGLMQQIGGKQDLSGIGFGLGVDRTMLAMEAEGVAHADVARCQVFGVPMGADAKAELVGVAGQLRAAGIAVDLAYGDRGLKGAMKAADRSGARLALVLGDRELADRQVEVKDLTNGEQHQVSLDSIVDEVLSILG, encoded by the coding sequence GTGAGCGCCGAGTTTGCCGCTCCGCGGGGAGTGCCGGACTACTGCCCCCCGGACTCCGCGGATTTCCGTCGGGTCCGTGACACGTTGACCGACGCCGCTCGGCGAGCGGGCTACGGACACATCGAGCTACCGATCTTCGAGGACACCGCTTTGTTCGCCCGCGGTGTCGGCGAGTCCACCGACGTGGTGAGCAAGGAGATGTACACCTTCGCCGATCGTGGCGATCGGTCGGTGACGTTGCGTCCCGAGGGCACGGCCGGTGTCATGCGCGCGGTCATCCAGCATGGGCTCGACCGCGGACAGCTGCCGGTGAAGCTCTGCTATGCCGGCCCGTTCTTCCGCTACGAGAAGCCGCAGACCGGACGGTATCGACAACTGCAGCAGGTCGGTGTCGAAGCCATCGGAGTCGACGACCCGGCGCTCGATGCCGAGGTGATCGCGGTCGCCGATGAGGGCTACCGCCGATTGGGGCTCTCGGGCTTCCGTCTGGAGATCACCTCTCTCGGTGATGCCGCCAGCCGCGGTCCGTATCGGGAAGCCCTCCAGCAGTTCCTGTTCGGTCTCGACCTGGACGAGGCGACCCGTCGCCGGGCGGAGATCAACCCGCTGCGGGTGCTCGACGACAAACGTCCCGAGGTCAAGGAGGCCACGGCGTCGGCGCCGCTGCTGATCGACCATCTGTCCGAGGACGCGCGTGCACATTTCGATCTGGTCCTCACGCACCTGAAGCGGCTGGGTGTGCCGTACGAACTCAATCCACGTCTCGTGCGCGGGCTCGACTACTACACGAAGACCACCTTCGAGTTCGTCCACGACGGATTGGGTGCGCAGTCGGGGATCGGTGGGGGAGGCCGCTACGACGGTCTCATGCAGCAGATCGGTGGCAAGCAGGATCTGTCCGGGATCGGTTTCGGCCTCGGCGTCGACCGCACCATGCTGGCAATGGAGGCCGAAGGGGTGGCGCACGCCGACGTCGCCCGCTGCCAGGTGTTCGGGGTCCCCATGGGCGCCGATGCGAAGGCCGAGTTGGTCGGTGTCGCGGGCCAACTGCGGGCCGCCGGGATCGCGGTCGATCTCGCTTACGGCGACCGGGGATTGAAGGGCGCGATGAAGGCTGCCGATCGCTCCGGCGCCCGCCTCGCCCTTGTTCTCGGCGACCGCGAACTGGCCGATCGCCAGGTCGAGGTGAAGGATCTGACCAACGGGGAGCAGCACCAGGTCTCGCTGGATTCCATTGTCGACGAGGTGCTTTCGATCCTCGGCTGA
- a CDS encoding HNH endonuclease signature motif containing protein, which translates to MFTFTDRAADDALLASSSLDELAQYGRDALRLSNQAQAVAMQIARQIGQSTYNERITGYNDYAPNRIRNAADKAAIGEISLQLGIARTKAGEWVHLDELLDEHPKIRDAFRAGDLSPHRLGVAIRAAATGPTGDLRARLAELTDNTDTTDTDTDDEDLTLDFDDDTDNAGTDDAGTDDAGTDDDGTDDDAGDGAAETDPADDEPWDFDDVVLDLASRPTTDTALQADLDAIIITLDPDRAVQSHDDIADLFGDVKIGAEAFGHMTVDACIPAEHGVHLRDRISALISRRVCRRDGRSIKAQRVAAFAEIIKAPGATLRCHCGDDTCPATQTRTSNPTPATTPSSVADSERESSVTGRDRDSSVDTSRAGDSNAPVDTADEPAVGGPDAAEEQPITLADLDDDSDIDSDVEPTAESRRDFITAPRAEHDTDGADAEATDASDADDADDADTEVTTAAEVELTTDDEHAEDTADAAVADDSDNDPADTDPDSDTDSDTNEGLVVPGLTLLRDPTGLDPTRLMGYGAIDPAHAARLAPHATTITAPPSETRTASGLTIFGNQTPAPPIDPTGHGGFATPPPGALTYAPSAALRAEIIQLDRRCRYPYCGRPSEECELDHLHKFLHADPLAGGWTVAFNLAPLCRPDHDRKHDGPWLPTMHTDRTITWRNARTGQTIVTYPR; encoded by the coding sequence GTGTTCACCTTCACCGATCGTGCCGCTGACGACGCCCTGCTGGCCAGCAGCAGCCTCGACGAGTTGGCCCAGTACGGCCGCGACGCCCTCCGGCTGAGTAACCAAGCCCAGGCCGTGGCCATGCAGATCGCCCGCCAGATCGGTCAATCCACCTACAACGAGCGCATCACCGGATACAACGACTACGCCCCGAACCGAATCCGCAACGCCGCCGACAAAGCCGCCATAGGCGAAATCTCGCTGCAACTGGGCATCGCCCGAACCAAAGCCGGCGAATGGGTCCACCTCGACGAACTCCTCGACGAACACCCCAAGATCCGTGACGCCTTCCGCGCCGGTGACCTGAGCCCCCACCGCCTGGGTGTGGCCATCCGCGCCGCCGCCACCGGCCCCACCGGCGACCTGCGAGCCCGACTGGCCGAACTCACCGACAACACCGACACCACCGACACCGACACCGATGACGAGGACCTCACCCTCGACTTCGACGACGACACCGACAATGCTGGCACCGACGATGCTGGTACCGACGATGCCGGGACCGACGATGACGGCACCGACGATGACGCCGGTGATGGTGCGGCCGAGACCGACCCTGCCGACGATGAGCCGTGGGATTTCGACGATGTCGTGCTCGACCTGGCCAGCCGCCCCACCACCGACACCGCGCTGCAAGCCGATCTCGACGCCATCATCATCACCCTCGACCCCGACCGGGCCGTCCAATCCCACGACGACATCGCCGACCTGTTCGGCGATGTGAAAATCGGTGCCGAAGCGTTCGGACACATGACCGTCGACGCCTGCATCCCCGCCGAACACGGCGTACACCTACGCGACCGGATCAGCGCGTTGATCAGCCGGCGGGTGTGCCGTCGCGACGGCCGCAGCATCAAAGCCCAACGCGTCGCCGCATTCGCCGAGATCATCAAGGCCCCCGGCGCGACACTGCGCTGCCACTGCGGCGACGACACCTGCCCCGCCACGCAAACCCGCACCAGCAACCCGACGCCCGCCACCACCCCGAGTTCGGTCGCCGACAGTGAGCGCGAGTCGTCGGTCACCGGCAGAGACCGCGACTCGTCGGTCGACACCAGCAGGGCCGGCGACTCCAACGCACCCGTCGACACCGCCGACGAACCCGCAGTGGGTGGGCCTGACGCGGCCGAAGAACAGCCGATCACCCTTGCCGACCTCGATGATGACAGTGACATCGACTCGGACGTCGAGCCCACCGCGGAATCCCGACGAGACTTCATCACCGCACCTCGCGCCGAGCACGACACCGACGGGGCCGATGCGGAAGCGACCGACGCCTCCGACGCAGACGACGCAGACGACGCAGACACTGAAGTCACCACGGCCGCAGAGGTCGAACTCACAACCGATGACGAACACGCCGAGGACACAGCAGACGCCGCGGTAGCCGATGACTCTGACAACGACCCCGCCGACACCGACCCGGACTCCGACACCGATTCCGACACCAACGAAGGCCTCGTCGTCCCCGGCCTGACCCTGCTGCGCGACCCCACCGGCCTCGATCCGACCCGCCTGATGGGCTACGGCGCCATCGACCCCGCCCACGCCGCACGCCTGGCACCCCACGCCACCACCATCACCGCCCCACCGAGCGAAACCCGCACCGCCAGCGGCCTGACCATCTTCGGCAACCAGACACCGGCACCACCCATCGACCCCACCGGGCACGGCGGCTTCGCCACCCCACCACCCGGGGCACTGACCTACGCACCCTCAGCAGCCTTACGTGCCGAAATCATCCAACTCGACCGACGCTGCCGCTACCCGTACTGCGGCCGACCCTCCGAAGAGTGCGAACTCGACCACCTACACAAATTCCTGCACGCCGACCCGCTGGCCGGCGGCTGGACCGTGGCCTTCAACCTCGCACCCCTATGCCGACCCGACCACGACCGCAAACACGACGGCCCGTGGCTCCCCACCATGCACACCGACCGCACCATCACCTGGCGCAACGCCCGCACCGGACAAACCATCGTCACCTACCCCAGGTGA
- a CDS encoding DUF885 domain-containing protein, with translation MSGPTESVPREPSVIDQIAESYLADQAVQDPLFATEVGVPGHDHLLTDFSPAACTARTVSARATVHALAESHPVDDVDRVTVATMTASLRREIALAESGERVGECNVIASPLQAVRDIFDLMPTESAAQREVFLHRLRVVPECVDTIIDGLRHRIAHGPPLVQRQVELVAAQAATAADAIAANTGPLAEDASLRDGLDVAQRDVRVAFEALDAVLRAEAAPVATDVDAVGRERYIRFLPAYLGADVDPDEAYAWATDRLSAIVTEQAALADEVLPGASVAEAMAHLDSLPRYAVHDRHEFVAWMQELSDRAVEGLAGTHFDIPAKLTRLECRLAPSSTGIIYYTQPSADLSRPGRMWWSVPPEQKVFHTWQEKTTVFHEGVPGHHLQLGAAIVSDELNAWRKLASFTSGHGEGWALYAERLMAELGWLDDPGDRMGMLDSQRLRAARVVVDIGVHCKLRAPAALGGGTWDAEKAWQFLTDSVAMDRAVLRFELNRYLGWPGQAPSYALGQRVWEETRTAALATHRDWTLKDFHTRALALGGVSLDVLAGELTST, from the coding sequence ATGAGCGGGCCGACCGAATCGGTGCCACGGGAACCGAGCGTCATCGACCAGATCGCCGAGTCGTACCTGGCCGACCAGGCCGTCCAGGATCCGTTGTTCGCCACCGAGGTCGGCGTGCCGGGCCACGACCATTTGCTGACCGACTTCTCCCCTGCCGCCTGTACTGCGCGCACCGTGTCGGCGCGTGCCACGGTGCACGCCTTGGCCGAGTCCCATCCGGTCGACGACGTCGATCGTGTCACGGTGGCCACGATGACCGCCTCACTGCGCCGGGAAATCGCGCTCGCCGAGTCCGGCGAACGCGTGGGCGAGTGCAACGTGATCGCATCACCGCTGCAGGCGGTCCGCGACATCTTCGACCTGATGCCCACCGAGTCGGCTGCCCAACGCGAGGTGTTCCTGCACCGCCTGCGCGTCGTTCCGGAATGTGTCGACACGATCATCGACGGCCTGCGCCATCGGATCGCGCATGGGCCCCCGTTGGTGCAGCGGCAGGTGGAACTCGTTGCCGCGCAGGCGGCCACCGCCGCCGACGCGATCGCCGCCAACACCGGCCCCCTCGCCGAGGACGCCTCCCTGCGCGATGGGCTCGATGTCGCACAGCGCGACGTGCGGGTTGCCTTCGAAGCCCTCGACGCGGTGTTGCGGGCGGAGGCGGCACCTGTGGCCACCGACGTCGACGCGGTGGGGCGCGAACGATATATACGTTTCCTGCCCGCCTATCTCGGTGCCGATGTGGATCCGGACGAGGCGTATGCGTGGGCCACCGACCGGCTCTCGGCGATCGTCACCGAGCAGGCGGCACTCGCTGATGAGGTGTTGCCCGGCGCGTCGGTTGCCGAGGCGATGGCCCACCTGGACTCGTTGCCGCGCTACGCAGTCCACGATCGTCACGAGTTCGTCGCCTGGATGCAGGAGCTGTCGGACCGCGCGGTGGAGGGTCTGGCCGGCACACACTTCGACATACCGGCAAAGCTGACTCGCCTGGAGTGCCGCTTGGCGCCGTCGTCAACCGGGATCATCTACTACACCCAGCCGAGCGCGGATCTGTCCCGGCCGGGACGGATGTGGTGGTCGGTGCCGCCCGAGCAGAAGGTCTTTCACACCTGGCAGGAGAAGACCACCGTGTTCCACGAGGGAGTGCCCGGCCATCATCTGCAGCTCGGCGCAGCGATCGTCAGTGACGAGCTCAACGCATGGCGGAAACTGGCGTCGTTCACCTCGGGCCACGGCGAAGGGTGGGCGCTCTACGCGGAGCGCTTGATGGCAGAACTCGGTTGGCTGGATGATCCCGGCGACCGGATGGGCATGCTCGACTCACAGCGTCTGCGGGCCGCGCGCGTGGTGGTGGATATCGGGGTGCACTGCAAGCTCCGCGCACCCGCCGCGCTGGGTGGCGGGACCTGGGATGCCGAGAAGGCCTGGCAGTTCCTCACCGATTCGGTGGCGATGGACCGTGCGGTGCTGCGTTTTGAGCTGAATCGCTATCTCGGATGGCCCGGTCAGGCACCCTCGTATGCGCTCGGGCAGCGGGTGTGGGAGGAGACCCGGACCGCAGCGCTCGCCACCCACCGCGACTGGACGCTGAAGGACTTCCACACTCGCGCACTCGCACTCGGCGGGGTTTCCCTCGATGTGCTGGCCGGGGAACTCACGTCGACGTGA
- the ypfJ gene encoding KPN_02809 family neutral zinc metallopeptidase, translating into MVFQGDGPLDTGSVSGGGGGGGVGRIAVGGGAGLIITIVALFFGIDTGSLTGGSSSYGGGTANSRDVAEINDHIRSCTIEKANVDTICRIVATTNSLDDVWSDLMPGYTPPSTKIFTGSVSTGCGPATSATGPFYCPADETAYFDPTFFAQLEQMGGSDGPLAQEYVVAHEYGHHIENLTGVLQRGNRMGSQGPRSGSVRVELQADCLAGVWAYHADNGPDAMLEPLTSDQIDTVIQTAKAIGDDTIQGANSNPEGWTHGSSEQRARWFTIGYDSGDPRRCDTFATNDL; encoded by the coding sequence ATGGTTTTTCAGGGCGACGGGCCGCTCGACACCGGGTCGGTCTCCGGTGGTGGCGGTGGCGGCGGGGTGGGCCGAATCGCCGTCGGGGGCGGAGCCGGACTGATCATCACCATCGTCGCCCTGTTCTTCGGTATCGACACCGGCTCCCTCACCGGTGGTTCATCGTCGTACGGCGGCGGCACGGCCAACAGCCGGGATGTCGCCGAGATCAACGACCACATCCGGTCCTGCACGATCGAGAAGGCCAACGTCGACACGATCTGCCGCATCGTCGCGACCACCAACAGCCTCGACGACGTGTGGTCGGATCTGATGCCCGGGTACACGCCGCCGAGCACCAAGATCTTCACCGGTTCGGTGAGCACCGGGTGTGGGCCGGCGACCTCGGCGACCGGCCCGTTCTACTGTCCCGCCGATGAGACCGCCTACTTCGACCCGACCTTCTTCGCTCAGCTGGAACAGATGGGCGGCAGCGACGGCCCGTTGGCGCAGGAGTATGTGGTCGCCCACGAGTACGGCCACCACATCGAGAACCTGACCGGGGTGCTGCAGCGGGGCAATCGGATGGGCTCGCAGGGGCCGCGTTCGGGGTCGGTCCGCGTCGAGTTGCAGGCGGACTGCCTGGCGGGTGTGTGGGCCTACCACGCCGACAACGGCCCGGATGCGATGCTCGAACCGTTGACCTCCGATCAGATCGACACGGTGATCCAGACGGCCAAGGCGATCGGTGACGACACCATCCAGGGCGCCAATTCGAATCCCGAGGGCTGGACTCACGGGTCGTCGGAGCAGCGCGCCCGCTGGTTCACCATCGGCTACGACTCCGGTGACCCGCGCCGGTGCGACACGTTCGCGACCAACGACCTATGA
- the aspS gene encoding aspartate--tRNA ligase → MLRTHLAGSLRRADASQTVTVAGWVARRRDHGGVVFIDLRDSSGLVQVVFRDEAVAEAAHRLRAEFCVAVTGVVEVRPEGSENPNLASGEIEINAVSLEVLNAAAPLPFQLDENPGEEARLHYRYLDLRREGPARALRLRSKVNAAARGVLADHDFVEVETPTLTRSTPEGARDFLVPARLQPGTFYALPQSPQLFKQLLMVAGMERYYQIARCYRDEDFRADRQPEFTQLDIEMSFVDQDDVITLAEDVLRALWQLIGVELPTPIPRITYADAMRRFGTDKPDLRFDIELVECTDYFADTPFRVFQAPYVGAVVMPGGASQPRRQLDAWQEWAKQRGAKGLAYVLVGEDGELSGPVAKNLSDAERVGLVAHVGANPGDCVFFGAGAVKSSRALLGAARGEIADRLGLIKDGDWAFTWVVDAPLFEPADDATASGDVAVGSGAWTAVHHAFTAPKPESLDALESDPGSALAYAYDIVCNGNEIGGGSIRIHERDVQERVFEIMGIGHDEAQEKFGFLLDAFAYGAPPHGGIAFGWDRITALLAGESSIREVIAFPKSGGGVDPLTDAPAAITPQQRKESGIDAKPILRKQGGSADSSADGKPGTAESAATADHTVGGA, encoded by the coding sequence GTGCTCCGCACGCATCTCGCCGGCTCGCTTCGTCGCGCCGACGCCTCGCAGACCGTCACCGTCGCCGGGTGGGTTGCGCGCCGCCGTGATCATGGCGGCGTGGTGTTCATCGATCTGCGCGACAGCTCGGGCCTGGTCCAGGTGGTGTTCCGCGACGAGGCCGTCGCCGAGGCCGCACACCGGCTGCGTGCCGAGTTCTGCGTCGCCGTGACCGGTGTCGTCGAGGTGCGCCCCGAGGGCAGCGAGAACCCGAACCTGGCGTCCGGCGAGATCGAGATCAACGCCGTCTCCCTCGAGGTGCTCAACGCCGCGGCGCCGCTGCCGTTCCAGCTCGACGAGAACCCCGGCGAGGAAGCGCGACTGCACTACCGCTACCTGGATCTGCGTCGCGAAGGGCCGGCGCGCGCCCTGCGGCTTCGTTCCAAGGTGAACGCGGCGGCGCGCGGTGTGCTCGCCGACCACGACTTCGTCGAGGTGGAAACCCCGACGCTGACCCGATCGACACCCGAGGGGGCGCGTGACTTCCTGGTGCCCGCACGCCTGCAGCCCGGCACCTTCTACGCGCTGCCGCAGAGTCCGCAGCTGTTCAAACAGCTGCTGATGGTCGCCGGCATGGAGCGCTACTACCAGATCGCGCGCTGCTACCGCGACGAGGACTTCCGGGCCGACCGCCAGCCCGAATTCACCCAGCTCGACATCGAGATGAGCTTCGTCGACCAGGACGATGTGATCACCCTGGCCGAGGATGTCCTGCGTGCCCTATGGCAGCTGATCGGCGTCGAACTCCCCACCCCGATCCCGCGGATCACCTACGCCGACGCCATGCGCCGCTTCGGCACCGACAAGCCCGACCTCCGCTTCGACATCGAACTCGTCGAATGCACCGACTACTTCGCCGACACCCCGTTCCGGGTGTTCCAGGCGCCCTACGTCGGTGCGGTCGTCATGCCCGGCGGCGCCTCGCAGCCGCGCCGGCAACTCGACGCCTGGCAGGAATGGGCCAAGCAGCGCGGCGCCAAGGGACTGGCGTACGTCCTCGTGGGTGAGGACGGTGAACTCAGCGGACCGGTCGCCAAGAACTTGTCCGACGCCGAACGCGTCGGGCTGGTCGCCCACGTCGGCGCCAACCCCGGCGACTGCGTCTTCTTCGGTGCCGGCGCGGTCAAGTCGTCGCGCGCGCTGCTCGGTGCCGCGCGTGGGGAGATCGCCGACCGCCTCGGCCTGATCAAGGACGGCGACTGGGCGTTCACCTGGGTGGTCGACGCCCCGCTGTTCGAACCCGCCGACGACGCCACCGCATCGGGCGACGTCGCCGTCGGATCGGGCGCCTGGACCGCGGTCCACCACGCGTTCACTGCGCCCAAGCCGGAGTCGCTCGACGCCCTCGAATCCGATCCGGGCTCCGCGCTGGCCTACGCCTACGACATCGTGTGCAACGGCAACGAGATCGGCGGTGGCTCGATCCGTATCCACGAGCGTGACGTGCAGGAGCGGGTGTTCGAGATCATGGGCATCGGCCACGACGAGGCGCAGGAGAAGTTCGGCTTCCTGCTCGACGCGTTCGCCTACGGCGCGCCGCCGCACGGCGGCATCGCCTTCGGCTGGGACCGCATCACCGCCCTGCTGGCCGGGGAGAGCTCCATCCGCGAGGTCATCGCGTTCCCCAAGTCCGGCGGCGGTGTGGACCCGCTCACCGACGCGCCGGCGGCGATCACCCCGCAGCAGCGCAAGGAGTCGGGTATCGACGCCAAGCCGATTCTGCGCAAACAGGGCGGCAGCGCCGACTCGTCAGCGGACGGCAAGCCGGGCACCGCCGAATCGGCCGCGACCGCAGATCACACCGTCGGGGGCGCCTGA